The window CGGTATACAGAACCCCTCATTCCTAGGTCCAGGGCTACAGTGCAAAGGTTGTGCGATTTGTAGCTCTGAGACACAACAGCCAGTTTGGAAAAGAATTTAAATCTCCTTGAAAAAACTCAATTACTTGTGGCTGGTTATGGTGCTCAGGTCAGACCAAGGCTGGTAAACCAAACTGCCACCGTTCAGAAAAATTAAGAACTTAACTTAAAGAAAAACTTAAGAAAATATTCCCCTTGTCTTTTGTGCTGTCCAGAAGTAAGCTGTGTTCACATGAGTAACAGAACCCAAAGAAGCCATTTCAAATTGCAGGCTCAACCATAAGTTAATGGCTTCTCTCCTGTTACATCAATTTTTAAGCAGAACCCACATCTAAAACACAGTCTTTACTCAAAACTGTGGAATAACATCAGATAGGAAAATATGGTAGTGTTGAACAGTCATAACATTGCTGAGCTGTACGCTTCATGCAACTCAGGACTGTGATTCCAGAGCCCACCCTCTTGTTTGTATTCTGCAATGTGTTTGTATTATGCATCCCTCTGTTAACACCTATTTATTTGCTTCACTAAAACtgacctcctttttttttaagcagatttGCCTTGCGAGTTGCACAGGTGGAGGCAGATGACAGAATATTCACCAGAAATGAAGCAATTTGCTTGTTTTCTACACCTCTACCATGTTAAGGCCTATGATTATCTACAGAAGATTTTTCCCCTCCCTCATCCTTACAGCCTGACAAAGCAAgtttttattcattcatttttaacTATGCATGTAAAAATTCGTGTAATGCATTCAACATTAGTAGTTTTTCCCTGCTTTGTTTTAGTAACAGAAGCAGAGTGGGAAGCAAATGTTAAGAAATACTGTTACGGTATATGTGGGTCACAGCATGAGAATAATACATTCCTCACAGTAACAATTTTAGAGTGAGAATGGAGTTTGTCAAGTACTGCcagctttttttgaaaaaagctACATTTCTGGGCCTCAGTTGCTGTAGGGTCTCTGTGTTTTACTGTTtgctggggaggcaggaggaatATAGAAAAGCAGAGGGGCTTTAACCTACTGGCACATGGCCTTGCGCTGTGTGGAGCAGACTTGTGAGAGGAGAGGGGTGAGACAAATAGTGGAAGGAAGGGCAAATACAAGTAAGGTCATCTAAAGAGCAGTAGCAGGAAGGCAGGGTTAAGGGAGCACCTGCAGTACTCCAGCAGCAGCCTAAATCAGAGGAGAGAGGGGCAGAAATAAGAAGCAGTAGAGGAAATGAAAACCAATAGGACTACACATGGAAAACTTTGGGGCTGTTTTCTGGGAAAGGGAGAAGTCAAGAAGGGAACAGGAGAACGTGAAGGACTGCATAAAGCAGAGAAGAGCTTTGGTTATTCTCACCTTGCCTCACAAGGACTCTCAGCAAGTGTATGCTTCAGAGTTATGGAAGGGAGATACTTCTGTATCACACAACTCAATTGTGTCACTGCAAGTAGTTATATAGACTCAGAATTTACTACCTGCAGCACTATCAGACCCATTAACAAGGACTGAAGTTGTAACAGCACACAGAAGCTgaagtcacacacacacacccccgccaggTTTTGAGTCTCAGAACTCCTGTAGTGTAGTTGGAGGATGCCCAACATAGACCCGCTGTCCGTGCCAGCCTGTGGGGTCTTCACACAGCTTCTTCCAAAGGACCTGCTCAAAGAGATGCAAGAAGGTAGTGGATGGACAGTAGCATTCCTCATGGGCTGCCAAGGCTTTCACATCTTCTAAACTGGATTATGATGTGCAGGGCAGAAAAAGCCACTTGGGAAGGAGAGCAGTCTTGTGTTGCTGGCCCTCTGTGTAGTCTGATTTGCACTTCTGTGTTTGGTTTAATCCTTTCTCCTCTTGTCATTAAGAGATAGGAAGCTTGGTTTCCCATCACTCAGGTGTGAGAAACTCAGACTATGCGTTAAGAAAGGCAGGGCTGCTTGCTTTATACTCTTGTGTCTTAGCCTGCTCTGCAGCTCCAGACAAGTCTGACCACAGGCTAAGTGGTAAAAGGTGCTGACttgcttcagttttctcagaaTCACATCTAATTGtatcctcccttttttcccagTTGGCTCTCTAATGATGAGGCTGCTGCAGGCTTCAGCAATGACATTTTTCTCCGCCTTCAGGAAAAGGTGGAGAGAGGGGAACAGGCCTACCGCTACTGTGCCCTGATGGTACAGGACATGtccctgcagaagcagcaggagtgGGACCCACACACCCAGTGCCCGACAGGCTTTATTGACCTGGGAGCAGGTGCACTCGATGCTGATGAAACTCCACTGGCCTTGGAAGCCATAATCCTCATGGCAGTTGGCATTTGGAGTCCTTGGACAGCTCCACTTGGCTACTTCTTTGTGAACAGCACAACCGGCCACTTCCTTGCTCAGCTGCTTCGTCACACCATTAATAAGCTGAACAACATCGGCATTGTGGTGCTGGCCGTGACGTCAGGTGCCACCGGTTGCGGTGCCGAGACTGCCAGAGCTCTGGGGATCAGGATAGATCCTGAAAGGATTCAGTGCACATTCCAGCATCCGCCTGGCTCTGCTCACAGCATTACATACTTCTTTGACATCTGCCACACGCTCCAGCTGATACGGAATGCTCTGCAGTGCTTCCAGAAGATAGAGTGGCTCAGCGACACTGCGCAGTGGCAGCATGTGGTGGAGCTGGCGGCTTTGCAGGAGTGGAGGGTGTTAGAGCCACACAGTTCCAAGTCAGGTAAACCTGGGAATAAGGAGAGTTACCACCTGAAGACTAACCTTGCTACCCTGTTGTTCAGTGAGGGTGCTGCTGATGCACTGGAACATCTCCAGAAGCTGGGCCTGGCCTCGTTCCAGAACTGCAGCGGTACCATCAAGTTTGTGCGCTTGATAAGCCAGCTGTGTGATGTATTTCATAGCAGAGGTTCCTGGAGAAGGGGACTGAAGGGGCCTTTGCTAGCTGGAAATTACACCAAAATAAACCACCTCTTTAACGAAGCCAAGAGCTTTTTTACCACCTTAACGGACTCCATGGGGAGATACATTATTAAGAGCAAACGCAAACTAGGATTTCTGAGTTTCTTGCTCAACGCCAAAAGCCTCAAGTGGCTTTACACCAACTATGTGTGTCCAGAAGATGCTCCTTCCCGCCACCTCCTGACCTACGCCCTCAGCCTAGACCCACTAGAGCTGTTTCTCAGGGCCCTCCAGCAAGCCTGCAACAGCAGCGGGACCCCCACCTGCACCATGTTCCAGGCTGCATATCACAAACTGCtggccagctgcagcctggcaccAGCCTCACCCCACAGCTGTGGCTCAGGCGGCACAAGCTCCTGGGACGTTGCTCTGGCTCGTAGGAGAGATCTGAGCCTCGGCAGCGTGCGTGCTCAGTATAACCCAGCTGGCGGGAGGACCCCATCCCAGTACCCCTATTGTGCTGGCCTGCTCTTGCGCAGCTCCGTGCTGAGTAACGCGCTGACAGACCTCTCGCTGCATGCGTGGAGTGTTGCCTGTGCCGCGGGCTTTGTTGCTGAGCAATTAGCCTCCGATTTGCAATGTGAGGCTTGTCTTGCTTCCCTTTTTGAGTTAGATGAGAGCAGGCTGAGGTGCAGGTCTGTGCTCTACATAAAAAAGTTTGGTGGAGTGACTCTGCCCTCGGCAAGTGTGCACCACATCACAAGCATTTCGGAACAAGTCCTAAACCAGTGTGACAAAGTAGGAGATGTCAACAAAGACACTAAGCTGTGGCATTTGTCTCTAGAACAGAAAGTCTTCCAGGAGCTTCTGGGAGAAAGTCCCCTCTTCCCCACCCTCATGAACCATTTGTTTGATGGGGAGTTTTGCATCAACAACCACTACACGATCTTGGTAAAGAAAATAACACGATGTTACTTAAACATCAGAACAAACCATGCCAAACACCTGAACTTGACCAACCACTGTGGAAAGCACAGAATGAAGAGACTGAAGGGAAAACATGGGTTTCCATCACCGCTGGGTAGCTGTCAGTCAAGCCAAACCCACCAAGGATGGTTGGCCCCTGCTGAGATTCAGTGATGGCCTGATTAGGCAACACACACAAGGAAATTATGTGTTTTCCCATGATTTGGCCAGCAAAACTAGTGTTGGTAAGCAGCAATGTGTTGGGCTGCTGCAAACAATCCTATCAGAGCTTCACTGCGCAAAGCAAGGGAGTTCATCTGATCCTGTGTTCTGTCCTGCAAAGCAGTCACATATTTCATGAGACACACATGGCAGTCAGGATGAGCAACAGTTGCTCAGGATGTCTGGGGAAGGGTTAGGGGACACTCTACAATGTCCTCTGGAGATGCTGGGTGGCTTAGTGCTGCGAGTGCTCTTGCCAGGAGAAAATTAATGCGTCTTCCACATGGTTGGGGGGCATGCATGTGTACTGGCACTTTGTTGTCACCAAAGCAGATATGCTTTCAAAAAGCTGTAGGTAAGAAAGCTTGCAGAACTtttacttaaaaaggaaaataaagtcaCAAAAACAGCACTCAAGTTGTATGCAAGCTCTAATCTCCAACACGTCTCATCAAACACCTAACAGGCAGTGTAAGTCTAGATCCCTTGGGGGGCGAGTACAGTATCAACCTGCACCCTAAGGCTCCACATTTGACAAGTGAGGTAATTGACCCATGGCTGTTGTCCATGAAATCCCAGTGCAGTGCTGAGGCTGCAACCGGGCTGTTGGGTccagcagcacccatgggcaCTGACACCCTCCTCTCAGGGCAGGAGCCCCATTTTGGGTGCTGTTACATAGCCCCATCAGGTCACCCATGTGCCACACAGCCCCATCCTCATGGAGCTGGCATGTGCCCTGCAGCCCAAGGCATGAGGCAGTCTCCTGTTCCGATCTTGTTTCCACCAATGACTTGAATCACAGGTTTGATGCCATGGAGTGGGACAGGCTTCTTCAGTCAGTTCACTTTCCCAGCAAGGAAGTTGTCTTGGTGTGCAGTGCTTCACCTGGAATAGCAAAGTTTGTTGTATTTGCTACTAAATGGCTTCCCTCTGCTACGCAGAACAGCAAGTCAAAACGGAAGGCAAGTATTTCCCACAAAACTCTGGCTGTTCTGTTACTTTTGAGCTGTGTTTTGAAGATAGGATGAAAAATGGTGATCCACCATATCCAGGGCAGGAGGAATATTCAAGGTGCCATTATGCCTATCAGTGACTTGACAAAGCTCTCACTTGTCAGTCTGGGTTCTTTCTCCCCCCATGTCCTCACTCAGGGTAGGTAAaaagtcagtgtgaggttaatggttggactagatgatcttcaaggtcttttccaaacgtGATGATTCTGAGTGGAGCTGCTGCACTCAATTCCTCAAGCTCTGCTttgagagcagcagcactgcagaactTCACGCATTCTCTGCTGAGAGTAGCAAACCAAAACATCTAGACTTTATTTTTCTAGTCCAATTATCTGTGCAAAAATGTTGAAGCTGTCGCTGCCATTGAGCCATTCCAGCTACAAGAGACTCTGCAGGAAACTATTTCCCTCCCATATACATGTGAGACACGATTTTTAGGAAAACGGGCAAAACGCCATTGAAAATCCCGGTGGTGGACTGGTTGCACTCACATAACgttgaaatatttgtgttttctgaaCCTCCAGACCCAATATGAGCTGAGCTGTAGGGAACAGGCACTTCCTCACTGGGAATTTTTGATGGCTGCGCGTCAGCCTGCTGTAACCTTGTGTTTACACCTGAGGGAGCTTGTATAGCTCGGTTCTTTCTGAGCCTCCTCCTGAAGGGGAAGCGCTTGCACAAAGATGCATGAGGGTTCTTGGCTGTGGCACCAAGCTGTGAACATGGCGGGTGTGCCACGCACAGGTCTTCCCCATCTGAATTTCTCTGAATTTCGATTGAGCTGTGCTGACAGGCTGGCCTCTGGGTGTTTCCGTGGCTGCCCTGCCTGTAACCATGACCACCAGAATTCACACATCCTTTTGTAAGTCACTGAAATACTGATGACAGGTTTTCAAGACATGTTGAGGAAACTTTACAGGGCTTGGTAGGATGAGGTTTGAGCAAAAGCACATTAGAAGAAAGTGTGTCCATTATCTAGTTAACAAAGCTATCCAATATTATAAGAAAGCTTGACAGTTCTGATATAGGAACCCAGTACCAATTGccattattttccaaaaatacagTCCTGCTGTTGCCTACAGTCCTGATACTGCTGGCTGTACTCACACCGCGGGAACTGTCAGGTTTCAGTGGAATTTTTCAGCATTCCTAACTCCACAATTGTGACCAAGTGCTTTTCTGCACCACTCCTTTTCCCACAGTGTCTTTCAGACACTCTTTTCCCAGCAACTCCTTGCTCAGATGTTCACCTTTTCCCTGAAACAGGCTCTCTCTTGCCCTCCATGAAGCCCACACAGACCCACCCCTAAGTCACTCTGAGCACCTCATTCCTTCTCTCATCCTCTATTGCAGCCTCCTCTCACAGCAGCTGGTGTGTTAAGGGGGAAAAGCTCAGTTCAGTAACATCTTTCATTCACTCAACATCCTAACAACACTCTCAAGACTCCCTGAGCATTGGTCATATACTACCTTTACCAAGCTGCTAAAAAAGCTGAACGTAGTAATTGGATGCACAAATAAAACCAGGTCTTACTTTGTAGAAACAAACCACAAGCTCTCTTAATTGACTTGTATTCCTCAGTGCAACTGAATAATACAGCCTTGCAAGAGCTGCTCACAAACCCCCTCCCCAAGAAACATATAAAAAGACACATATGCCGCAAGAAAACAGTGCATTGCATCCTGCTAACAAGCAGTCTAAGGCTCTCAAAAAAGCTTTGCCTCAAAGTTCTGCCTGGGATCCTCAATGGTGCTACAGAATGGCCTTGTGCCATGTGCCACAAATTGCTACACAAGTCAGCATGCTAGTAACCACAGTTTATCTCTGGTAGGATACTGAAAATCCAAGCCACTACTTGCATCAGAAGTGGGCCTAGTGTTAACAgatttattttgatatttcagtgaaaatctgTGTGTATGTCAATGCTGAAGGAAAGGAGTGCAAAAACTATCATATTTACAGAATagtataaatgtttatttttctttgtgatttATCTGAGTGTTTTATTTGTACAATATAGAAAAGTGTACTCTTAGGTCTagtaaatataaatttatttttcctacttTCCAATGTAAACAGAACTAGAAAATGAATCCTTGCCCCACTCCcaattatttttatgtaactgGATGAAATTGACTGTGAATCTTGTCCAGCAGTTTGATGCAAATGGCTAAGGAAGTACAAAAAACAATTCACACATTCTACaccagggagaggggagagaggaatTCAAGCTTAATATCTGAGAAAGCTTGTTCAAAACAAAATAGAAGAACTAAGAGCATTTGATTGCACCTTCGAAGTCTTTACAAGCAAAATATTCTCAAGCAATGCCATCATACATAATTACAATTGTAATCTAAATTTCACAAGTGTTTTTGCACACTGTATATAAATACACATCACAAAAGGTGCAATTTAGAGTAAAACAGATTATATACAAAATTAACATGAAGTCTAAAGAAAAGAAGGCATATTGCAATCTGTTTGAAAAATACGTAAGTAGGTATTACTTTATTCACTTACTCTAATTTACATTTATACAAATCTTACTGGACATACTATGGTCACTAGAAGTAAACTGAATATCCGCACTATGTACACGTAAAGTTACTGCACTGAGTTTTTAGTAAATCCAAGTCctaattatgaaaaaaatggcatttaCTTACACAAGAGGTGGGTTTCCTTTTCAGAGATCTGCACAAATACACTTGCTATTTAAGTTCAAAGAGATGTTAATAGCAAACAGGGCCCTTCAGACAGCAACTGGCAGGTCAGACCTTGTCTGCAATGGCTGCTTAACAGGCCCACCACCACAGCTGGCCACCTCCCAGGCCCTTTCTGCCCCCCCCGAGGCATTTCGAGGAGGCTCCAGAGAAGGATCAGGGAGAAAGGGCCTTCTGCTTGGTGCACAGGATCATGGGGTGAAGACAAGGGTGGAAGCATCCCCCCATCCTATTGCCATCACACATGCAGGCACTTTGCTCCGCTGCTGGTTTGCCTAGCCCCCTACCTTTTGTCAGCCTGGCCCTGCTAGAAAAGCTGGAGGAAGAGCTCTGCTGCACTTCTCTGTATTTATAGCTTTACAGAAGGAATACAAAATCCCTTTTGGAAAAACCTAGCTAGTTCAGGCTGCAGTGAGACAGGTAATAAAAATGTCTGTGGTTAAACAGGTTATTGATGTTCACAGTAGCTAAGTAACCTACCAGGTTAATTTTGCAAACACTATCAAAAATGTGATCTGAGATTGCCTgtaacaaataatgaaaaaatctcCTGCCCTACTCTAATACACAGCTATAGTTgattccccctgccccccagcttTGTTCATCTGTTTTGGTAACAATCCTGATTCTGTGCTAGCATCCTCTCAGATCACAGCTTTCATTctaaacaacatgaaaaaaaagtaCACTAATTTCCAACATACAGAGAAGCAGCATCCTGAAGACCCACAACCAGGCTGAACATGATCCCTACCTGTGTTTGCAAGTCGATTTGGGTGCAGATTGTCTCAAATCCTTTTTAAGACAACTGTGGTTCCACTGTCTCCCATGACCTCAGCTTCTCAGACTTTTCCAGGGTGACAACTCAATCCTAGAAAACACAACAGGCTGCACTGCCCTTCCTCCAGCGAGGGATTAGGCTGCTGCAGACCTCTGAAAAACCAAGCTTCACCCAAGCAACAGCATCCGTATGCTGCACACTTAGGTAACACTGCACACTGGGCAGACAGTCTGGCATCATGGCACAGCTGCTCTTCCTCACTTCTGAGAATAGGCCACTGCTTTAGCCTTCAAGTTCTAGCTTAAGAGACATCTGAGCTCTCAGTCACATTCCTATAAAAAAATTTCCATTCATTCCATTCACCTCAAAACTCCTCGGGCCCTGCTCCAGTAAGATTCTCCAACACTTGCCCAGCGCTAAATCTGCAAGCAACCCCTCTGTATTATTGCCTATGTATTTCACAGTGCTCCGTGCACTAAAGGAACATGCTGTGTTAAGTCCTATATACAAGTCCTACCTTCCATTTAGATGCTCATTTTTACACAATTCCTTTCAGAACTATCTTGGATACACTGATACTTCCTTATTATTGGCCTGTCGCCAAAAGCATCACCTGGCTGTTGACATCACTTATGTTTTCCTGTATGCACAGTGATACAACTCCATACActgtaaataatatatattataataatttatatatGCCCTTCAGGCAATTATTCTGGGGGAAAGGGGAGAACACATCTAATGTTTAAGAAACCCAATGTAAAAGCTGTACATTGGCAAGAAGATTTTACCTTTAGGCATTGTTTTAAGTAGAAGAGGATTTAGCTAAGATTTAAAAGGCTCTACGTCTCATTATAAAAGATTTtcttgtttcaatcttatacaaGTCAATTTACAACAAGCACCAAATTAACAAATATTATTAAATCCTCTATGCCAAACAAAAGTGTCCCTGTGCCTTAAGTGTTCTGTTCAGTCCGCTTCGTTGTGGCTCATGTGCATGAGTCAGCAGTTCATGGCACAAGGGTCACTTCTGGACTTCCCTGCAGAGTTAATAACTCTCATCAAACAGCGTCCAAACTCCTCCAGGATCATGCGCTCTGCTGCAGCTTTTGACTTGCCCATCTTCTCCGCTTGCTCTGCCTGGGCGAGAAGGCATTCGCAGGTTGCATCAGCTACCTCCTTGGTTACAAACGTAAAGGGCAGCCTGAAACAAAGACAGATCCACTCACTTTCAGCAAAAACACACAGTGCACCGAACTCCAGGGCTGCGCAACTTTTTAGTACAAGGACTGATGAGATTTCATCTGTCCCATTGCTTCCGAGAGCCTTTAGACAACCAGCAGGGAGTAAATAAGCCACAGTTAGTGTCACATGAACTGGTTGGCCATTGCGCTTTGGAGCCTGCCTCCATCGATGTACATTTTGAAATAGCCTTTGAAATGCCCACATACATAGAACAATTCTCCAAATTTTACTATAAGGGCAGCTCAAGGATTACATCCTTTAGTAAATGGAACACTTGTGCTTCATGCTTTCTGTGAGCACATGGGCAACCAAGAGAATGCTTAGTGACACACTGGAGCACAGCTAAGCTTGACATACCCTAGGTTCCACAGAAAGCACAGTTGTGTGAATCTCCATTCACCTGAGCGCTCCTGCTTCTACAGCTTACACAGAAAACATTCAAAGGTGACAGGGACATACCTGTCatatatatcagaaaaaaaacatgttagAAGCAACCAAAACAGGGTGCTGCCTTAACTTACTTCCCGCCACCAGTGCTGAGTGCTGGTGTTGGCCTTGTCAGCAGATCTGAGATCTGGGAAGATAACTTGGTCTTTGCAGCGGTCTGCTGCTGCACCCTAACTTCTGCAGCGTCTGCTAAATGCATCAGTGTCTTTCGCTCTGGgctttcttcaaaatttttaCAGCCAATGCATTTGCATATGGAAGAACACATGATTTTTgcctgaaacaaacaaacaaaacatgagaAGCCTGTTGCAACCTTGACTccctttaaaacaaaccaaaatgaaaagaTCTTGTTTTAATCTCTTATTAATTAGTCACTAAAAGAAATTCTCAATTAGTAGTTTTCTCTCCAAATTCTCACCTTAAACTGAGATACCTTTCCAGAATGTATACCTGAATCAAATGCAAATCAGTGGTTTCTGACTTATCCCTTTCTCCACCAACCTACTGTTAACCGTGGAATTTAGGTGACTGAGCTGTGAGAGAGGTCAGTCTGACTCTGCCTCTATATCCACAGACCCATCAGTTAGCTGACAACaacttttgcttttgtcttcCACAGACATGTTCTATCCTAGGGGATGCTGCTTCCACTTCTCCTAGGGACTTGGTACAGCAGATTTCTTTAGGAAATACCGCTCTTTAGTAAAGGAGAAATCCAAGTCTAAGTTCAAAGTTAAACTTATGCAACAGAAGTGATCAATTCGGCCATATACATGGCTTTCTGTGTGCGAATTGCTGGAAGAAGAGATAACATTATAGCAatagaaaagaacagaaaacattatAGCACTCAGtacaaagaaaagacaaacaaatcAGAAAGGTTGCAGCACTTAAAGGGAAAAAGACGGTATCTTTAAGATGAGATAATGCTTCATACCTCATAACATTCACAGTAGTTTTTGAGACATCCTGAGCGTTTACAGTTACACCCTTTGCTGTGTCTTCGATCTgattctccttcctttccttttcctatttTGGGCTTGAAGGCTTCAGGGTTTCTGTCAAGGCAGGCCTGTCAAGGCAGACCCAAAGGGTCAGTCACTGCATGCAGGGACCAGAATTTAGAGGTGTGATAAAGAATTTAAGCCTTGCACATGTGGGAGGAGGTCAGGGCATTACACACCCACTCTGCCCCACACCACAGCTTCAGAAGACAGAAGTTAAATGGCTTTGATCCCAGGGACAGGGAAAGAGGCCCCTCACCTTTATTGCTTTTTGTCTATCATTTTCATGGTCCAAGTTGTTGTAACAATTTGTACAGTTGCAGTTATTGCAGAATTCACCGTTTGCGAAACAATCACAATAcctgaaacagaaaatgcagatggCGTTTGTAAACACGTTACAGTAGCAGAAGGTCCTAGTCTGACGACATGCACACACAACAATAGGTGTAAGGGTCACCCTGTGCTCAACTCCATGTGTATGAGTGGTATCAAGCCTCACTGCAAGGCCTAAATACTCTAGTGCAGGTCTAGCTGCTGTCTAAAGGCACATGTATAGCTCCAGGGTGTCTGTTTGAGCTATGTGTTCACATAGCACAGGTCCCCATAGCAGCAAGAGAAGCTAATGAAGCTAATGAGACTTATTTCTAGGGTGACTCCAGGGTGGCTGACCCACATGTTGAGGGCCATCCTGCCACAGCCACCTCATCACCAGTTCCTGGCCCAGCCACTTCAAATCAGCCCTCAGGAGAGCTGATACAGCCAAAACAAAAGGCAAGCCATTGGAGTGCCAATCAACAGACAAACTGACTAACACAGCAACCAgcctttttttattaattttgcccCTAAACTGTTTACAGCTGTGAACTGAGGCAGAGTTTGCCATAGCAGGGATGGAATAGAAGAGGAACTCATTAGTGGTACACCTCATAGGCTTTGCAGCACAGGTAAAACAGAAAAGGATCCAGATGAGGATAAAGATGTAGttatctgagatttttttaaagggacaAGTATGtgaataaaaagcagcaaaacactgACAGGAAAAGCCAATCACATTGCCATGCCTCTTATGTGCCTCTGCTACCTCACACCAAAACCAAGATTTCACGACACCATCCCACAGATCTGATACATGGAAGCACCATATTCACTGTCAGCTCAAACATGGCTTTGGGTCACAACAAACTCTGGCACGTTTCAATGTGTCCAGTACCACCTCCACCTACAGCTGATGGAAACTGCTGATCCTCTTCAGTTACCTTTCAAATCCTGCTGGGAACACATCTTTAGGAGCCTGA of the Athene noctua chromosome 4, bAthNoc1.hap1.1, whole genome shotgun sequence genome contains:
- the THAP9 gene encoding DNA transposase THAP9 isoform X1, giving the protein MTRSCSALGCTARDNGRSRERGISFHQFPVDAAQRREWIRAVNRVDPRSRRAWRPGPGAILCSRHFADTDFERYGLRRKLRRGAVPSRFSHPEPLGAGRRSGPLGRALKQPLASPPAGDHNYSLKGQRTAGGEARPVPEASQQQQVPAAGPCSSAARRPRTVATFLRELADKQQLSEETVSLLQAQFSADLPCELHRWRQMTEYSPEMKQFACFLHLYHVKAYDYLQKIFPLPHPYSLTNWLSNDEAAAGFSNDIFLRLQEKVERGEQAYRYCALMVQDMSLQKQQEWDPHTQCPTGFIDLGAGALDADETPLALEAIILMAVGIWSPWTAPLGYFFVNSTTGHFLAQLLRHTINKLNNIGIVVLAVTSGATGCGAETARALGIRIDPERIQCTFQHPPGSAHSITYFFDICHTLQLIRNALQCFQKIEWLSDTAQWQHVVELAALQEWRVLEPHSSKSGKPGNKESYHLKTNLATLLFSEGAADALEHLQKLGLASFQNCSGTIKFVRLISQLCDVFHSRGSWRRGLKGPLLAGNYTKINHLFNEAKSFFTTLTDSMGRYIIKSKRKLGFLSFLLNAKSLKWLYTNYVCPEDAPSRHLLTYALSLDPLELFLRALQQACNSSGTPTCTMFQAAYHKLLASCSLAPASPHSCGSGGTSSWDVALARRRDLSLGSVRAQYNPAGGRTPSQYPYCAGLLLRSSVLSNALTDLSLHAWSVACAAGFVAEQLASDLQCEACLASLFELDESRLRCRSVLYIKKFGGVTLPSASVHHITSISEQVLNQCDKVGDVNKDTKLWHLSLEQKVFQELLGESPLFPTLMNHLFDGEFCINNHYTILVKKITRCYLNIRTNHAKHLNLTNHCGKHRMKRLKGKHGFPSPLGSCQSSQTHQGWLAPAEIQ
- the THAP9 gene encoding DNA transposase THAP9 isoform X3; this encodes MRAPTGVRFPVDAAQRREWIRAVNRVDPRSRRAWRPGPGAILCSRHFADTDFERYGLRRKLRRGAVPSRFSHPEPLGAGRRSGPLGRALKQPLASPPAGDHNYSLKGQRTAGGEARPVPEASQQQQVPAAGPCSSAARRPRTVATFLRELADKQQLSEETVSLLQAQFSADLPCELHRWRQMTEYSPEMKQFACFLHLYHVKAYDYLQKIFPLPHPYSLTNWLSNDEAAAGFSNDIFLRLQEKVERGEQAYRYCALMVQDMSLQKQQEWDPHTQCPTGFIDLGAGALDADETPLALEAIILMAVGIWSPWTAPLGYFFVNSTTGHFLAQLLRHTINKLNNIGIVVLAVTSGATGCGAETARALGIRIDPERIQCTFQHPPGSAHSITYFFDICHTLQLIRNALQCFQKIEWLSDTAQWQHVVELAALQEWRVLEPHSSKSGKPGNKESYHLKTNLATLLFSEGAADALEHLQKLGLASFQNCSGTIKFVRLISQLCDVFHSRGSWRRGLKGPLLAGNYTKINHLFNEAKSFFTTLTDSMGRYIIKSKRKLGFLSFLLNAKSLKWLYTNYVCPEDAPSRHLLTYALSLDPLELFLRALQQACNSSGTPTCTMFQAAYHKLLASCSLAPASPHSCGSGGTSSWDVALARRRDLSLGSVRAQYNPAGGRTPSQYPYCAGLLLRSSVLSNALTDLSLHAWSVACAAGFVAEQLASDLQCEACLASLFELDESRLRCRSVLYIKKFGGVTLPSASVHHITSISEQVLNQCDKVGDVNKDTKLWHLSLEQKVFQELLGESPLFPTLMNHLFDGEFCINNHYTILVKKITRCYLNIRTNHAKHLNLTNHCGKHRMKRLKGKHGFPSPLGSCQSSQTHQGWLAPAEIQ
- the THAP9 gene encoding DNA transposase THAP9 isoform X2, with translation MTRSCSALGCTARDNGRSRERGISFHQFPVDAAQRREWIRAVNRVDPRSRRAWRPGPGAILCSRHFADTDFERYGLRRKLRRGAVPSRFSHPEPLGAGRRSGPLGRALKQPLASPPAGDHNYSLKGQRTAGGEARPVPEASQQQQVPAAGPCSSAARRPRTVATFLRELADKQQLSEETVSLLQAQFSDLPCELHRWRQMTEYSPEMKQFACFLHLYHVKAYDYLQKIFPLPHPYSLTNWLSNDEAAAGFSNDIFLRLQEKVERGEQAYRYCALMVQDMSLQKQQEWDPHTQCPTGFIDLGAGALDADETPLALEAIILMAVGIWSPWTAPLGYFFVNSTTGHFLAQLLRHTINKLNNIGIVVLAVTSGATGCGAETARALGIRIDPERIQCTFQHPPGSAHSITYFFDICHTLQLIRNALQCFQKIEWLSDTAQWQHVVELAALQEWRVLEPHSSKSGKPGNKESYHLKTNLATLLFSEGAADALEHLQKLGLASFQNCSGTIKFVRLISQLCDVFHSRGSWRRGLKGPLLAGNYTKINHLFNEAKSFFTTLTDSMGRYIIKSKRKLGFLSFLLNAKSLKWLYTNYVCPEDAPSRHLLTYALSLDPLELFLRALQQACNSSGTPTCTMFQAAYHKLLASCSLAPASPHSCGSGGTSSWDVALARRRDLSLGSVRAQYNPAGGRTPSQYPYCAGLLLRSSVLSNALTDLSLHAWSVACAAGFVAEQLASDLQCEACLASLFELDESRLRCRSVLYIKKFGGVTLPSASVHHITSISEQVLNQCDKVGDVNKDTKLWHLSLEQKVFQELLGESPLFPTLMNHLFDGEFCINNHYTILVKKITRCYLNIRTNHAKHLNLTNHCGKHRMKRLKGKHGFPSPLGSCQSSQTHQGWLAPAEIQ